The following coding sequences are from one Chiloscyllium punctatum isolate Juve2018m chromosome 48, sChiPun1.3, whole genome shotgun sequence window:
- the LOC140468829 gene encoding cortexin domain-containing 1 protein, whose protein sequence is MENATPEPMYVDVDKGLTLACFVLLCLFLIMMIIRCAKVIMDPYSAIPTSTWEEQHLDD, encoded by the coding sequence ATGGAGAATGCCACACCTGAACCAATGTACGTTGATGTGGACAAAGGATTGACATTGGCCTGCTTTGTTCTCCTGTGCCTCTTCCTGATTATGATGATTATCCGCTGTGCCAAAGTGATCATGGATCCATACAGTGCCATCCCCACATCAACCTGGGAGGAGCAGCATCTGGATGACTGA